From a region of the Etheostoma cragini isolate CJK2018 chromosome 22, CSU_Ecrag_1.0, whole genome shotgun sequence genome:
- the si:ch211-285f17.1 gene encoding sickle tail protein homolog isoform X10: MEEEIADEDKDCSLGEEQTKSNLKVTYPEEAQHVSRRQASPNGTAPSRGDAKGSRTVPRRHTLGGARSSQEILAMQPSDMDKKREAFLEHLKQKYPHHASAIMGHQERLREQSLQGMLSSLHSELDIQRYLMKIQLPHRSRSPKHGPQHSIGDQVDHLSLASLESLDAMSDADVPTAFTRGSRIRASLPVVRSTNQTKDRSLGVLYLQYGDETKQIRMPNEITSIDTIRALFVSAFSQQLTMKMLESPSVAVYVKDDMRNMYYELTDVRNITDHSCLKVYHKDPAQAFSHGPRPANSDARIHSEMVHAGRDGPQPLRQPPMGPPSHHPMQGALPPTPQSMPPSPSRIPFGPRQGSIPGNATIPRDRLTNTNPPARSISPCPSAILERRDVKPDEDIGGKSHSLSRGNEGLYADPYLLQDGRISMATTHGPHPSPGLDGPDHGMGGFHRASIRSTSSYSGPSPTDTMDHPSLYRQKSRNSQLPTLGSKTPPPSPHRMAEVRIIDIQCGSPHGVPPHGGPPHGGPPHGVPPHGVLMERSSPVRQSFRKEDMAGNKPRSNMGSPTVSDLQGHLQGPIPAANEHHTRVRMKAMEQQIASLTGLVQHALLKEPNTSGTKELLSERPPKTSSPAHSAHSSGGSPVLAPKSSRAPSDKGPVPLKVNLLQFRKNVSDLRMQLHQMKQLQLQNQEALRVQLKRAEQEISVRLAEAMRGLEDPVQRQRALVEEDRHKYLGLEEHVLIQLGELEQYVGSLQKVSAETHRVVTLKDLEEGAVTLRKVGESLAGLKGEFPALQTRMGSVLRVEVEAVKFLKEEPHKLDSMLKRVKSLTDTLSSLKRCAIEGPQKGPDPSANVQVDNSLSAAAEALAEAGSTSAPLEPQSSTIKSEVMPASPVVIHHVQSSRVHMQQSQQSAALTVQPSPPLTPSPSHTPSPNPSKSQGWESPNGAASDPPSPGHHKKPQGYPVNNGNGTGLVIEELQNSQDKSKNRALCIKAAEKEWEERRQNMGHYDGKEFEKILLEAQANMMKGIPSLDVQENPALHPAVTAEQADIHKPVESPTEEPLSMPKSDESGKKGPQKPTNPLLEKPAKPALERPSKTATKPAPTESFTKQGTEKSIKSPPPPPPRKTYSSSSSGMTTTRSGEVVYTSRKESISAQEGEVDPPPQSPQPKPNKVPPETKPKPATPPPITASVIGEEEDEGDKIMAELQVFQKCKVKDVGVKYLVEPTSRIEPQIRELRPGALLPLKEKKQSSEPTREDKDPDTDENGNTTVRQSQGVIYYVTGQIPKEPPPSGTEETPEHREPTQPPSQVSNVNVNDNSSSQQQPPLSPPPKSPPPISPKPVGLKGFKLPRKQVKRSESLKTSAEKEKGKILNKINNEKKSKVIQKHVSTSENIIPEPVAITPPSTIREVPKSSVALSEDIDPLKANCEEGNDEASLSPDLPGEEAPPPPDNIAFMITNTKVQALSCGEYQELVNAKKGSVQTVTVGSATNQAYSTADHNGPQDNGFNKKPVIIIFDEPMDIRSAYKRLSTVFECEEELDRMLAAECIEEESEESDTERSGGPQVKAGGTEVVDGINVSTSQVTADHFDILPSSSSSILESNGDAKQDVKKKFKFKFPKKQLAALTQAIRTGTKSGKKTLQVVVYEDEEEPDGTVKQHKEAKRYEITRSKSLADAPKATGSVALKRQNSDSLYRTDEIRKNTYKTLDSLEQTIKQLETTISEMGPCSPGEPVCTEEAKAGNGKSSEGVGLKRSSSLPTSRASGPKVPSKNFLQKKPKPQLLPRPVVIPTTTTTTVPSVPSTVQQIPLQNTSVASPTSRMPVPLSAKSRQSPGTTDKAGKQQKLQDAQRQFRQANGSAKRVGGDHKTTSPTIPTSKIPAFYPSSTKGSSQSAPNSDATNPINSSSSSSSSSSSSVTKSSLLSFHTPRSGSQPSSHIPSLSNGSLKLPTPSQHTGKALSFSSQTQNGRVHSSSSFSSSSSSPSPLSPTPLGPGGKSIRTIHTPSFTSYRSHNGSSGKSCIPTATAAKDTT, from the exons TCTTTACAGGGCATGCTCTCCTCCCTTCACTCTGAACTTGACATTCAGAGGTACCTGATGAAAATCCAATTGCCCCACAGA AGCAGAAGCCCAAAGCACGGCCCCCAGCACAGCATCGGCGACCAGGTTGACCACCTATCCTTGGCCTCCCTGGAGTCGTTGGACGCCATGTCTGATGCCGACGTACCTACAGCCTTTACCCGCGGTAGCCGGATTCGTGCTAGCCTGCCCGTGGTGCGGTCAACCAACCAGACAAAGGACCGATCGCTTG GTGTGCTGTACCTGCAGTACGGGGACGAGACCAAACAGATCCGCATGCCTAATGAGATCACCAGCATTGACACTATCAGAGCTTTGTTTGTTAGTGCCTTCTCGCAGCAGCTGACTATGAAGATGTTGGAGTCACCAAGCGTCGCCGTCTACGTCAAAGATGACATGAGAAATATGTATTATGAGCTCACTGATGTCAG GAACATCACGGATCACTCCTGCCTGAAGGTCTACCACAAAGACCCAGCACAGGCGTTCAGCCACGGGCCAAGACCTGCCAACAGCGATGCCAGG ATCCACAGTGAGATGGTGCATGCCGGTCGTGATGGCCCTCAACCTCTGAGACAGCCCCCCATGGGTCCCCCATCACACCACCCAATGCAGGGAGCACTTCCCCCGACTCCCCAGTCCATGCCCCCATCCCCCTCCAGAATCCCATTTGGCCCACGGCAAGGCTCTATACCTGGCAATGCCACTATCCCAAGGGACCGGCTGACTAATACCAACCCTCCGGCTCGCTCTATCTCACCCTGTCCCAGCGCCATTCTGGAGAGACGGGATGTCAAGCCAGATGAGGACATAGGTGGGAAAAGCCACAGTCTTTCCAGGGGAAATGAGGGGCTGTATGCAGACCCGTACTTGCTCCAAGACGGAAGAATTAGTATGGCTACTACCCATGGACCACACCCCAGCCCTGGTCTTGATGGTCCAGATCATGGCATGGGGGGATTTCACCGTGCCTCAATCCGCTCCACAAGCTCTTACAGCGGGCCCAGCCCCACAGACACTATGGATCACCCCTCTCTGTACAGGCAGAAGTCCAGAAACAGCCAGCTACCTACTTTGGGCTCCAAGactcctcccccatcccctcaCCGGATGGCTGAGGTACGGATAATTGACATCCAGTGCGGGTCTCCTCATGGTGTGCCACCTCATGGCGGGCCTCCTCATGGCGGGCCTCCTCATGGTGTACCACCCCATGGCGTTCTCATGGAGAGAAGCTCACCTGTGCGCCAGTCCTTCAGGAAGGAGGATATGGCAGGGAACAAGCCTCGGAGCAACATGGGATCACCTACAGTTTCAGACCTCCAGGGTCACCTCCAGGGTCCCATCCCAGCTGCCAATGAGCATCACACACG AGTGCGAATGAAGGCTATGGAGCAACAGATTGCCAGCTTGACTGGTCTTGTTCAGCATGCACTTTTAAAGGAGCCAAACACTAGTGGCACCAAGGAGCTACTAAG TGAGAGACCCCCGAAGACATCATCTCCAGCCCACAGTGCACATAGCTCAG GTGGTTCCCCAGTCTTGGCTCCCAAGAGCAGTAGAGCTCCATCAGACAAGGGCCCAGTTCCTCTCAAAGTCAACCTCCTGCAGTTCAGGAAGAATGTTTCTGACCTCAGGATGCAACTCCATCAGATGAAACAGCTTCAG CTCCAGAACCAGGAGGCTTTAAGAGTCCAGCTGAAGCGGGCCGAGCAGGAAATCAGTGTTAGACTCGCTGAGGCCATGCGGGGTCTGGAGGACCCTGTGCAGAGGCAGAGAGCTTTGGTGGAAGAGGACAGGCACAAGTACTTGGGTCTGGAGGAGCATGTCCTCATACAGCTAGG CGAATTGGAGCAGTATGTCGGCTCTCTGCAGAAAGTCTCCGCAGAGACACACCGAGTAGTGACCCTGAAGGATTTGGAGGAGGGAGCGGTGACTCTGAGGAAGGTGGGAGAATCTCTGGCAGGGCTCAAAG GAGAGTTCCCAGCCCTACAAACGAGAATGGGGTCGGTGCTCAGGGTAGAAGTGGAAGCTGTCAAGTTTTTGAAGGAGGAGCCTCATAAACTGGATAGCATGCTGAAAAGGGTCAAGAGCCTGACTGATACACTCAGCAGTCTGAAAAG ATGTGCTATTGAGGGCCCTCAGAAAGGACCTGATCCCTCTGCTAATGTCCAAGTGGACAACAGcctttcagcagcagcagaagcccTTGCAGAAGCTGGCTCCACATCCGCCCCACTGGAGCCCCAGAGCTCCACTATCAAATCAGAGGTGATGCCTGCCTCTCCGGTGGTCATCCATCATGTCCAGAGCTCCCGGGTCCACATGCAACAGTCCCAGCAGTCTGCAGCATTGACAGTACAGCCGAGCCCACCGCTCACTCCCAGCCCCTCTCACACCCCCAGTCCCAACCCGAGCAAGAGTCAAGGCTGGGAATCTCCCAACGGGGCAGCCTCGGATCCACCGAGTCCTGGCCATCATAAGAAGCCACAAGGGTACCCAGTGAATAATGGCAACGGCACAGGTCTTGTCATAGAGGAGCTCCAGAACAGTCAGGACAAGAGCAAAAACAGAGCCCTGTGCATAAAG GCAGCAGAGAAGGAGTGGGAAGAGAGGAGGCAGAACATGGGTCATTATGATGGAAAAGAGTTTGAAAAGATCCTCCTGGAGGCCCAGGCCAACATGATGAAGGGCATTCCCAGTCTAGATGTGCAAGAGAACCCAGCACTTCACCCTGCTGTCACCGCAGAACAAGCAGACATCCATAAGCCTGTGGAGTCACCCACAG agGAACCCCTGTCTATGCCTAAGTCTGATGAATCAGGCAAAAAGGGGCCTCAGAAACCTACAAATCCTCTGTTGGAGAAACCAGCCAAACCTGCACTGGAGAGACCCTCGAAGACTGCCACTAAGCCAGCTCCCACTGAAAGTTTTACAAAGCAAGGGACTGAAAAGTCCATTAAGTCCCCACCGCCACCTCCTCCAAGGAAGACCTACTCCAGCTCGAGCTCAGGTATGACCACCACACGCTCTGGCGAAGTGGTCTACACCAGCAGGAAGGAGTCCATCTCGGCACAG GAGGGTGAAGTGGACCCTCCACCTCAAAGTCCCCAACCCAAGCCCAACAAGGTGCCACCGGAGACCAAGCCGAAGCCAGCCACCCCTCCCCCCATCACTGCTTCAGTTAtcggagaggaggaggatgaaggggACAAGATCATGGCAGAGCTCCAG GTATTCCAGAAGTGCAAAGTTAAGGATGTAGGGGTGAAATATTTGGTAGAACCCACCTCTCGAATTGAACCGCAAATCAGAGAATTAAGACCAGGGGCCTTATTGCCCCTCAAagagaaaaag CAGAGCTCAGAGCCCACTCGAGAGGATAAAGACCCAGACACAGATGAAAATGGGAATACTACTGTCCGACAGAGCCAAGGG GTCATATACTATGTGACTGGCCAGATTCCCAAAGAGCCACCCCCGTCAGGAACGGAGGAAACCCCCGAACACCGAGAGCCCACACAACCTCCATCACAGGTGTCAAATGTCAATGTTAATGACAATTCTTCAAGCCAGCAGCAGCCACCACTGTCTCCACCACCCAAATCACCCCCACCTATATCACCTAAACCTGTGGGACTGAAAGGATTCAAACTTCCAAGGAAGCAAGTTAAACGCTCCGAATCCTTGAAGACCAGTGCAGAAAAGGAGAAGGGGAAAATTCTCAATAAaattaacaatgaaaagaaaagtaaagtcaTCCAGAAACATGTTTCTACCAGTGAGAATATAATACCTGAGCCTGTGGCTATCACACCACCCAGTACTATAAGAGAGGTGCCTAAAAGTTCTGTGGCTCTTAGTGAGGACATTGATCCACTTAAAGCTAACTGTGAGGAGGGTAATGACGAGGCTAGTCTTAGTCCTGACTTACCTGGAGAAGAGGCACCTCCACCCCCTGACAACATAGCATTTATGATCACTAACACCAAAGTTCAGGCCCTGTCCTGTGGCGAGTACCAAGAACTGGTCAATGCCAAGAAAGGAAGTGTCCAGACTGTTACTGTGGGGAGCGCCACTAACCAAGCGTACAGCACAGCGGATCACAATGGGCCACAGGACAATGGCTTTAACAAGAAGCCTGTCATCATCATTTTTGACGAGCCCATGGACATCCGTTCAGCGTACAAGCGCCTGTCCACCGTCTTTGAATGTGAGGAGGAACTGGACAGAATGCTCGCAGCAGAGTGCATCGAGGAGGAGAGTGAGGAGTCTGACACGGAGAGGAGTGGTGGCCCGCAGGTTAAAGCGGGAGGGACTGAGGTGGTTGATGGCATAAATGTCAGCACGTCACAGGTCACTGCAGATCACTTTGACATATTAccctcatcttcatcttcaatCTTGGAATCAAATGGTGACGCCAAGCAAGATGTTAAGAAGAAGTTCAAGTTTAAGTTCCCTAAGAAACAGCTGGCAGCACTGACCCAAGCAATTCGCACGGGCACCAAGTCAGGCAAGAAGACCTTACAGGTGGTTGTGTATGAAGATGAGGAGGAACCTGACGGTACTGTCAAGCAGCACAAAGAAGCAAAGAGATATGAGATCACACGTTCAAAGTCCTTGGCAGACGCTCCCAAGGCAACCGGCTCAGTTGCGCTGAAGAGACAGAATTCCGACTCCCTCTACAGGACGGATGAGATCCGGAAGAACACCTACAAGACACTGGACAGCCTGGAGCAGACCATCAAGCAGCTGGAGACCACTATCAGTGAGATGGGACCATGCTCCCCTGGGGAGCCAGTCTGCACAGAGGAAGCTAAAGCAGGGAATGGGAAAAGCTCAGAAGGAGTGGGGCTGAAGAGGTCTTCCTCTCTCCCTACCTCCAGAGCGTCAGGCCCTAAGGTACCCAGCAAAAACTTTTTGCAGAAGAAGCCAAAACCTCAGCTCCTTCCTCGCCCTGTAGTCATCCctactaccaccaccaccaccgtcCCCAGTGTCCCCAGCACCGTACAACAg ATCCCATTGCAGAACACCAGTGTCGCTTCCCCTACTAGTCGGATGCCCGTCCCTTTGTCTGCGAAGTCCAGGCAGTCGCCGGGTACTACTGACAAAGCAGGAAAACAGCAAAAACTGCAGGACGCTCAGAGGCAGTTCCGACAG GCTAACGGAAGTGCTAAAAGAGTGGGAGGGGATCATAAAACTACTTCCCCTACTATACCCACCTCTAAAATCCCTGCTTTTTATCCTAGCTCTACTAAAGGCAGCTCCCAGTCCGCACCAAACTCAGATGCTACTAATCCCATtaactcttcctcctcctcctcctcctcctcttcctcctctgtgacAAAGTCATCCCTCCTGTCCTTTCACACTCCTCGTTCCGGTTCCCAACCCTCCTCCCACATCCCTTCCCTTTCTAACGGATCCCTCAAACTCCCCACACCCTCACAGCACACAGGTAAAGCTCTGTCGTTCTCCTCGCAGACTCAGAATGGTCGAGTGCACTCCTCCTCTTcattctcctcctcatcctcctccccctcccctctgtcGCCCACACCTTTGGGCCCAGGTGGAAAGAGCATCCGCACCATACACACCCCCAGCTTCACCAGCTACAGGTCCCACAACGGCAGCAGCGGCAAATCCTGCATCCCAACAGCCACAGCAGCTAAGGACACCACCTAG